A stretch of Miscanthus floridulus cultivar M001 chromosome 13, ASM1932011v1, whole genome shotgun sequence DNA encodes these proteins:
- the LOC136501870 gene encoding uncharacterized protein, whose amino-acid sequence MRYLLKKKYFNGIPANQVRTTSPLGTMTDEQWRALVYMWSTPKHKEKCLKAKDTRGLVKYQQKIGSRSYIAQCYVTKSKFKDDPPTAIDYFKATHCSSKTGYSEDAQKAIAEMEAITAQAPQEGQVAKTLIQAIAQVLPTSKFLQNIGIESAAMKRSAKAAEVAKRVQELESELVTEKDVAAEVRVQMDDLKNQVEEERDARKKVEEETARRRTK is encoded by the exons ATGAGATACTTGTTGAAGAAGAAATACTTTAATGGCATCCCAGCTAACCAAGTGAGAACCACTTCACCATTGGGCACTATGACGGATGAGCAGTGGAGAGCACTTGTGTACATGTGGTCTACCCCAAAGCACAAG GAAAAATGTTTGAAAGCTAAGGATACCCGAGGGCTAGTAAAATACCAGCAGAAGATAGGATCTCGGTCCTATATTGCTCAATGCTATGTCACG AAGTCTAAATTTAAGGATGACCCACCCACTGCGATTGACTACTTCAAGGCCACACATTGCAGCAGCAAGACAGGTTACAGTGAGGACGCACAAAAAGCTATT GCTGAAATGGAGGCCATCACTGCTCAAGCACCACAAGAAGGGCAAGTTGCAAAGACTCTAATCCAAGCTATAGCTCAAGTTCTGCCAACCTCAAAATTTCTTCAAAATATTGGCATTGAGTCTGCAGCAATGAAAAGAAGTGCTAAAGCCGCTGAAGTTGCTAAGCGCGTACAAGAGCTTGAGAGTGAACTAGTTACTGAGAAGGATGTAGCAGCAGAAGTTCGAGTTCAGATGGATGATCTAAAGAATcaagtagaggaggagagggATGCAAGAAAGAAGGTGGAAGAAGAGACTGCTAGGCGAAGAACCAAATAA